The genomic window CGCAGATGACCTTGGCACCGTTGACGGTGATGTTGTCACCCGAGCCCTCGACCTTGACGGTTCCACCCTCGACGGTGGTCTGCTCACCGTCGATGTCGGACGGAGCGATCTGGCCGGGGATCACGTGGTACGTGAGGATCGAGGTCAGCGTCGCGGCACCCTCAGGCGTCTTGAGGCTGTCGATCGTCGCGGCGTCGATCTTCTTGAACGCGTCGTCGACCGGGGCGAAGACGGTGAACTCGGAGCCGTTCAGCGTGTCGACGAGGTTGACGTCGGGGTTCAGCTGGCCGGAGACCGCAGCGGTCAGCGTGGTGAGGAGCGGGTTGTTCGACGCGGCGACGGCGACGGGGTCGGCCGACATGCCGGCGACGGAGCCTGCACCGTCCGGGACAGCCTCGGCGTAGGCGGCGCAGCCCGAGCCGACGAGGTCCGCTGCGGGGTCGGAGGTCATGCTCGACTCGGAGGGAGCGGAGCTCGGCTCCATCGACGAACCGCTGTCGGAGCTGGAGCCGCTGGAACAGGCGGCGAGGCCGAAGGTCGCGACGGCGGCGAGTGCGAGCACTGCCATGTGGTTTCGCTTGATGGTACGCATGTGATTCTCCTTTGATGAGGTTTGGACCGGTTGTCGAGTGCCTCTCAGAACCGGCCCTCGATGACACTTCGGAGCCCCCTCGGGGGTGGTTTGGAAAAAGATCCGATCGCGACTCGGACGGGGTCGCGCATTAAGAGGAGCGAAATTCTTCGGATCCGTTCCTGTGGAGGGGCACCGGGGTGTCAGCCGCTGCGGCTACGATCGACGGATGAGCTGGAGCACCGAACCCGACTGGATCCCGGACGACGCGGACGCTCCCGACGACTTCGACGCCCCGCCGCCCGACGACGCGTATCTCGGCGGTGGCGTCGCCTGGGGGAGCGGTGCTGTCAACTCGGCTCCCGCCGCTCCGCCTGTGGTGGCGGTGCGTGCGGCAGGCCAGAAGTTCGCCACGGCGCAGGAGGCACTCCACACGGTCTTCGGGTACGACGCGTTCCGCGGTGAGCAGCAGCAGATCATCGAGCAGGTCGCCGGCGGCGGCGACGCGGTCGTCCTCATGCCGACGGGTGGGGGCAAGAGCCTCTGCTACCAGATCCCCGCCCTGCTCCGGCCGGGCACCGGCATCGTCGTCTCCCCACTGATCGCCCTCATGCAGGACCAGGTCGACGCCCTCCTCGCCGTCGGTGTCCGCGCCGCGTTCCTCAACTCGACCCAGGATCCGGCTGAGCGCTCCCGGGTCGAACAGGCCTACCTCGCGGGCGAGCTCGACCTCCTCTACGTCGCGCCCGAGCGTTTGAGCTCCGAGGCGACCCGGCGCTTCCTCGGCCAGGGCACCATCGCCCTGCTCGCGATCGACGAGGCGCACTGTGTGTCGCAGTGGGGGCACGACTTCCGTCCCGACTACCTCATGCTCGGCGAGCTCGCCGAACGCTGGCCCGACGTCCCGCGCATCGCACTCACGGCGACCGCGACCGAGGCGACGCACCAGGAGATCACGCAGCGGCTCCACCTCGGCGAGGCGAAGCACTTCGTCTCGAGCTTCGACCGCCCGAACATCCAGTACCGGATCGTCGGCAAGAACGAGGTCCGCAAGCAGCTCGTCGCGTTCGTGAAGGAGCAGCCGGCCGGCACCGCGGGGATCGTCTACTGCCTGAGTCGGAAGACGGTGGAGCAGACGGCACAGCTGCTGCGCGACAACGGGGTGGACGCCGTGGCGTACCACGCCGGACTCGACGCCTCCGTGCGTGCCGCGGCGCAGTCGCGCTTCCTCCGCGAGGACGGCGTCGTGGTGGTCGCGACCATCGCCTTCGGCATGGGGATCGACAAGCCGGACGTCCGCTTCGTCGCCCACGTCGACCTCCCGAAGAGCGTCGAAGGCTACTACCAGGAGACGGGCCGCGCGGGGCGAGACGGCGAGCCGTCCATCGCTTGGCTCGCGTACGGTCTGCAGGACGTCGTCCAGCAGCGGCGCATGATCGCCGAGTCGCCGGGCGACCTCGCGCACCAGCGCAATCTCAGCGCCCACCTCGACGCGATGCTGGCCCTCTGCGAGACCGTCGACTGCCGCCGGGTCAACCTGCTGCGCTACTTCGGTCAGCCCTCCACGCCGTGCGGCAACTGCGACACCTGTCTCGAACCCCCGGTCACCTGGGACGGCACCGTGCCGGCGCAGAAGCTCCTCTCGACGATCGTGCGCCTGAAGCGCGAGCGCAACCAGTCCTTCGGTGCGGGGCAGATCATCGACATCCTCCGCGGCAAGCGCACCGACCGCGTCGCCCAGCAGCGGCACGACGAACTCGCGACCTTCGGCATCGGCGAGGACCTCAGCGACCAGGAATGGCGCGGCGTCGTCCGTCAGCTGCTCGCACGCGACCTCCTGGCCACCGTCGGCGAGTACGGCACGCTCGGCCTCACCGAGGGGAGCGCCGAGGTGCTCGCGGGGAACCGGCCGGTCGCCATGCGTCGCGAGCCGGAACGCGCCGCCCGCTCCTCGTCGAGGTCGTCCTCCCGCTCGTCGAGCGCGAACGCCGAGCTCGAGCCCGCCGCGGCCGAGCTGTTCCAGGCCTTGCGTGCCTGGCGAGCCGGGGTGGCGAAGGAGCAGGGCGTCCCCGCCTACATCGTCTTCGGCGACGCGACTCTGCGGGAGGTCGCGACGGCGAAGCCCGACTCGCTCGGCGCGCTCGACGGCATCAGCGGCATCGGCGCGAAGAAGCTCGACGCCTACGGGCGAGCGCTCATCGAGGTCGTCGCCGCCAACGCCTGACGCCGCTCCTGAGAGCCAGCTGCGACAGCTGTGGGGGAGGACCAAGTCGATCGACGACGATCGGGCGGGCCCTTGTCCACATCCCACAGGCGCTTTCACCCATCGTTATGACAGTCCTACCATTGTGGGAGGTTTTCATGGGTGAAAGGCAGGACAGAGCGATGGTCGACACAGCGATCCGGACGAGCGTCAGCGGGAGCACGGCAGCGACGGTCGAGGTGGCGCCGTCCGACGCGCGGATCGACGTCCCGGCGCTGGCGCACCAGCTGCTCGGCACCTGGCCTGAGGCCCGTCTCGCGTCCCGGGCGCTCGCCGCCAAGCCGGAGATGCAGCGCATCGAGGGCCAGTCGATGGACGACCATCGCGACCGCGTCTTCCACCAGCTCAAGCTCCTCGTCGAGAACGGTCAGGTGCACAAGGCGTTCCCGAAGCGCCTCGGCGGCGCCGACGACCACGGCGGCAACATCGCCGGGTTCGAGGAGCTCGTCCTCGCCGACCCGTCCCTCCAGATCAAGTCCGGTGTGCAGTGGGGGCTCTTCGGTGCGGCGATCCTGCACCTGGGCACCGAGCCGCACCACGACGCGTTCCTGCCCGGCGCGATGAACCTCGACGTCCCCGGCGCCTTCGCGATGACGGAGTCCGGTCACGGCTCCGACGTCGCCTCGATCGCGACCACCGCGACGTACGACCCGGAGACCCAGGAGTTCGTCATCGACACCCCGTTCCGCGCGGCGTGGAAGGACTACCTCGGCAACGCAGCGGTCCACGGGAAGGCGGCGACGCTGTTCGCGCAGCTCATCACGAAGGGCGTGAACCACGGTGTGCACTGCTTCTACGTGCCGATCCGCGACGACGAGGGTGCGTTCCTCCCCGGGATCGGCGGCGAGGACGACGGTCTGAAGGGCGGGCTCAACGGCATCGACAACGGCCGGCTCCACTTCACCGGCGTGCGCGTGCCGCGCACCAACCTCCTCAACCGCTACGGCGACGTCGCCGAGGACGGCACCTACTCCTCGCCGATCAAGAGCCCCGGGCGTCGCTTCTTCACCATGCTCGGGACGCTCGTCCAGGGCCGGGTGTCCCTCGACGGGGCCGCCACGTCGGCCTCCGCGCTCGCCCTCCAGATCGCGATCACCTACGGCAGTGAGCGTCGGCAGTTCAACGCGGGCAGCGACACCCAGGAAGAGGTCATCCTCGACTACCAGCGCCACCAGCGTCGGCTCCTGCCGCGCCTTGCGACGACGTACGCGCAGATCTTCGCCCACGACCGACTGCTCGTGAAGTTCGACGAGGTGTTCAGCGGCAAGGCCGACTCGGACGACGACCGTCAAGACCTCGAGACGCTCGCGGCGGCCCTCAAGCCGCTGTCGACCTGGCACGCGCTCGACACGCTCCAGGAGGCGCGCGAGGCATGCGGTGGCAACGGCTTCCTCGCGGAGAACCGCCTCACCGGCCTGCGCGCCGACCTCGACGTCTACGCGACGTTCGAGGGCGACAACAACGTGCTGCTGCAGCTCGTCGCCAAGCGACTCCTCACCGACTACAGCCGGAAGTTCGCGAAGGTCGACGCCGGTGCGCTCGCCCGCTACGTCGTCGAGCAGGCGACCGACCGCGCCGTCCACAGCAGCGGACTCCGGAGCCTTGCGCAGACCGTGAAGGACTTCGGGTCCACCGCACGCTCGGTGAGCCAGCTGCGCGACACGAACGTCCAACGCGAGCTGCTGACCGAGCGCGTCGAGTCGATGATCGCCGAGGTCGCGACCAAGCTGCGCGGCGCGAACAAGCTCTCGAAGCAGGCCGCGTCCGACCTGTTCAATGCACACCAGAACGAGCTCATCGAGGCGGCGCGCGCCCATGGCGAGCTCCTGCAGTGGGAGGCGTTCACCGAGGGTGTCGAGCAGATCCAGGATCCCGGGACGAAGCAGGTACTGACCTGGGTGCACGACCTCTTCGGGCTCTCGCTCATCGAGAAGCACCTCGCCTGGTACCTCATCCACGGGCGCCTCTCGCCGCAGCGCGGCCAGGCCGTCAGCGCCTACGTCGACCGCCTCATCTCCCGGCTGCGTCCGCACGCCCTCGATCTCGTCGAGGCGTTCGGCTTCGCGCCCGAGCACGTGCGGGCACCCATTGCGACGGGCCAGGAGGCGCAGCGTCAGCAGGAGGCCGCCGACTACTTCGCCGCCCTCCGCGCCTCGGGCGACGCGCCCGTCGACGAGAAGACGCTCACGAAGAAGCAGCGCTGACCGCAGCCGGCTGACGGGAGGCAGATCGTCGTCGGCGCAAGGGTCCGGCGACGATATGCCTCACCTCGCGCTGCGCGGTAGGGTGCCGACATGACGTTCAACGACAACGCCGACATCAGCGGGAACAAGGTCAAGCGACGGGGCCGCACGACCGGCATCGCCGTCGGTGGCGGCGCGGTCGGCGTCATCGTGATCGCCCTCATCTCGCAGTTCCTCGGGGTCGACGTGTCGGGCATCCTCGGTGGCGCGGGTGTCGGCGGGGGCCAGCAGGAGGAGACCCAGCTCTCCGACGAGTGCCAGACGGGCGCCGACGCGAACGCGAGCGTCGACTGCCGCATGGGTGGTGCTTACTCGTCGCTCGACGCCTACTGGGCCGAGGAGCTGCCCGCGCTCGGTGCCGACTACACCTCGCCGGCCGATTTCATCATCTTCGATCAGCAGACGAACACGGGTTGCGGGGCCGCCACGAGCGCCACCGGCCCGTTCTACTGCCCTCCGGATCAGACCATCTACATCGACACCAGCTTCTACGCTGAACTGCGCGACCGCTTCGGGGCGTCGGGCGGACCGCTCGCCGAGATGTACGTCGTCGCCCACGAGTGGGGGCACCACATCCAGGCGCTCGCCGGCATCATGGACCGCGCCGATCGCAGCGGTACCGGGCCCGCCTCCGACTCCGTACGGATCGAGGTCCAGGCCGACTGCTTCGCCGGTGCCTGGGTCGCCGCGGCGTCGGACACGGAGGACGCGAAGGGGGTCGCCTTCCTGAAGCCCGTGACCCAGCAGGAGATCGACGACGCGCTGAGCGCCGCGGCGGCCGTCGGTGACGACCGCATCCAGGAGGCCGCGACCGGCCAGGTGAACCCCGAGGCCTGGACCCACGGCTCCGCCGAGCAGCGTCAGCGCTGGTTCATGACCGGGTACCAGTCCGGTCCGTCCGCCTGCGACACCTTCTCGGTGTCCGCCGACCAGCTCTAGCCCGCGAGGGGTCCCGAATGGTCGGTTCAGCGCGTGCCGAGGGGACCATTCGGGACCCCTCGCGAGCTGTGGGGCGATGGGTGCGGCATGCTAGGTGAGACACATGTCGTGAACGCAGGAGGAAGTGGACCGCATGGCTGAGCTGTATCCCGAGATCGAGCCGTACGAGACCGGCATGCTCGACGTCGGCGACGGGCAGTCGCTGTACTGGGAGACCTCCGGCAACCCCGACGGCAAGCCCGTCGTGTTCCTCCACGGTGGCCCTGGCGGCGCGACGAGTCCCGTCCACCGTCGGCTCTTCGACCCGAAGCGCTACCGCATCGTCCTCGTCGACCAGCGCGGCTGCGGCAGGAGCACGCCGCACGCGAGCGACCCGGCGGCCGACCTGTCGACGAACACGACCTGGCACCTCGTCGCCGACCTCGAGGTCCTCCGCAAGGCGCTGAAGATCAAGCGCTGGATGGTGTTCGGCGGGTCCTGGGGGTCGACGCTCGCGCTCGCCTACGCCCAGAAGCACACGAAGCGCGTCACCGAGCTCGTGCTCCGCGGCATCTTCACCCTGCGCGACGCCGAGCTCGACTGGTTCTACGAGGGTGGTGCCTCCGCGGTCTTCCCCGACCTGTGGGAGGGCTACCTCGAGCCGATCCCGGTCGGCGAGCGCCGCCACCTCATCGAGGCCTACCACCGGCGGCTGTTCGACGAGGACCCGGCCGTCCACGGGCCGGCGGCCGTCGCTTGGTCGCGGTGGGAGTCGTCGACGATCACGCTGCTCCCGC from Plantibacter flavus includes these protein-coding regions:
- the recQ gene encoding DNA helicase RecQ — protein: MSWSTEPDWIPDDADAPDDFDAPPPDDAYLGGGVAWGSGAVNSAPAAPPVVAVRAAGQKFATAQEALHTVFGYDAFRGEQQQIIEQVAGGGDAVVLMPTGGGKSLCYQIPALLRPGTGIVVSPLIALMQDQVDALLAVGVRAAFLNSTQDPAERSRVEQAYLAGELDLLYVAPERLSSEATRRFLGQGTIALLAIDEAHCVSQWGHDFRPDYLMLGELAERWPDVPRIALTATATEATHQEITQRLHLGEAKHFVSSFDRPNIQYRIVGKNEVRKQLVAFVKEQPAGTAGIVYCLSRKTVEQTAQLLRDNGVDAVAYHAGLDASVRAAAQSRFLREDGVVVVATIAFGMGIDKPDVRFVAHVDLPKSVEGYYQETGRAGRDGEPSIAWLAYGLQDVVQQRRMIAESPGDLAHQRNLSAHLDAMLALCETVDCRRVNLLRYFGQPSTPCGNCDTCLEPPVTWDGTVPAQKLLSTIVRLKRERNQSFGAGQIIDILRGKRTDRVAQQRHDELATFGIGEDLSDQEWRGVVRQLLARDLLATVGEYGTLGLTEGSAEVLAGNRPVAMRREPERAARSSSRSSSRSSSANAELEPAAAELFQALRAWRAGVAKEQGVPAYIVFGDATLREVATAKPDSLGALDGISGIGAKKLDAYGRALIEVVAANA
- the ypfJ gene encoding KPN_02809 family neutral zinc metallopeptidase, producing MTFNDNADISGNKVKRRGRTTGIAVGGGAVGVIVIALISQFLGVDVSGILGGAGVGGGQQEETQLSDECQTGADANASVDCRMGGAYSSLDAYWAEELPALGADYTSPADFIIFDQQTNTGCGAATSATGPFYCPPDQTIYIDTSFYAELRDRFGASGGPLAEMYVVAHEWGHHIQALAGIMDRADRSGTGPASDSVRIEVQADCFAGAWVAAASDTEDAKGVAFLKPVTQQEIDDALSAAAAVGDDRIQEAATGQVNPEAWTHGSAEQRQRWFMTGYQSGPSACDTFSVSADQL
- the pip gene encoding prolyl aminopeptidase, with protein sequence MAELYPEIEPYETGMLDVGDGQSLYWETSGNPDGKPVVFLHGGPGGATSPVHRRLFDPKRYRIVLVDQRGCGRSTPHASDPAADLSTNTTWHLVADLEVLRKALKIKRWMVFGGSWGSTLALAYAQKHTKRVTELVLRGIFTLRDAELDWFYEGGASAVFPDLWEGYLEPIPVGERRHLIEAYHRRLFDEDPAVHGPAAVAWSRWESSTITLLPQAETVARFTDPHFAVAFARIENHFFTNKGWFEPEQLIRDAGKLAGVPGVIVQGRYDMCTPVFTAWDLHRAWPEADFSIIPDAGHAFDEPGILSALIDATDRFAKD
- a CDS encoding fasciclin domain-containing protein — protein: MRTIKRNHMAVLALAAVATFGLAACSSGSSSDSGSSMEPSSAPSESSMTSDPAADLVGSGCAAYAEAVPDGAGSVAGMSADPVAVAASNNPLLTTLTAAVSGQLNPDVNLVDTLNGSEFTVFAPVDDAFKKIDAATIDSLKTPEGAATLTSILTYHVIPGQIAPSDIDGEQTTVEGGTVKVEGSGDNITVNGAKVICGGVKTANATVYLIDSVLMPPAK
- a CDS encoding acyl-CoA dehydrogenase; this translates as MVDTAIRTSVSGSTAATVEVAPSDARIDVPALAHQLLGTWPEARLASRALAAKPEMQRIEGQSMDDHRDRVFHQLKLLVENGQVHKAFPKRLGGADDHGGNIAGFEELVLADPSLQIKSGVQWGLFGAAILHLGTEPHHDAFLPGAMNLDVPGAFAMTESGHGSDVASIATTATYDPETQEFVIDTPFRAAWKDYLGNAAVHGKAATLFAQLITKGVNHGVHCFYVPIRDDEGAFLPGIGGEDDGLKGGLNGIDNGRLHFTGVRVPRTNLLNRYGDVAEDGTYSSPIKSPGRRFFTMLGTLVQGRVSLDGAATSASALALQIAITYGSERRQFNAGSDTQEEVILDYQRHQRRLLPRLATTYAQIFAHDRLLVKFDEVFSGKADSDDDRQDLETLAAALKPLSTWHALDTLQEAREACGGNGFLAENRLTGLRADLDVYATFEGDNNVLLQLVAKRLLTDYSRKFAKVDAGALARYVVEQATDRAVHSSGLRSLAQTVKDFGSTARSVSQLRDTNVQRELLTERVESMIAEVATKLRGANKLSKQAASDLFNAHQNELIEAARAHGELLQWEAFTEGVEQIQDPGTKQVLTWVHDLFGLSLIEKHLAWYLIHGRLSPQRGQAVSAYVDRLISRLRPHALDLVEAFGFAPEHVRAPIATGQEAQRQQEAADYFAALRASGDAPVDEKTLTKKQR